The Ralstonia insidiosa region AGCGCCACTTTGGCGTGCGCGTGCTGGATGAAGCGATTACCGAGGCGGTGCGCTTGTCGCATCGCTATATCAGCGGGCGCCAACTGCCGGACAAGGCCGTCAGCGTGCTGGATACCGCCTGCGCCAAGGTGGCGTTGGGCCAAAGCGCCACGCCCGGCGCCATTGAAGACGACCAGAAAACGCTTGAGCGCCTGCAGGGTGAGATCAACGCGCTGGAGCGCGAGCAGAGCGCCGGTGCAGAACACGATGCGCGCCTGGAAGCCCTGAACGCGCAGCGTGTGGAGTTGGAGCAGCGCGTCGCCCAGAACACCGAACGCCTCGCCAAGGAACGCGAACTCGTCGCCCGCATCCAGGCCCTGCGTGAAGCCCGCGAAAACGGCACGGAGCAGGCCAGTGAGGAAGATGCATTGCCGGTGGCTGCCAACAGCAACGTGGTGTCGATGCCCAAGCGCGCCCGCACCGCCGATGAGCCGGACGAACTGGCCAAGCTGCTGGCCGAACTGCGCACGCTGCAAGGCGAAACCCCGATGGTGCCGCTGCAGGTGGACGGCCACGTGGTGTCGGAAATCGTCTCCGCCTGGACGGGCATCCCGCTCGGCCGCATGGTCAAGGACGAGCTGCGGACGGTGCTGAACCTCAAGCCGCTGCTGGCTGCCCGCGTGATCGGCCAGAACCATGCGCTCGATGCTATTGCACAGCGCGTGCGCACTGCCACCGCCAACCTGGAAGACCCGAACAAACCGCGCGGGGTGTTCCTCTTTGCCGGCCCGTCGGGCGTGGGCAAGACCGAAACCGCACTCGCACTGGCCGACATCCTCTACGGCGGCGAGCGCAAGCTCATCACCATCAACATGAGCGAGTACCAGGAGGCGCACAGCGTGTCGGGCCTCAAGGGCTCGCCCCCTGGCTACGTCGGCTACGGCGAGGGCGGTGTGCTGACCGAAGCCGTGCGCCGCAACCCGTACAGCGTGGTGCTGCTGGATGAAGTGGAGAAGGCCCACCCCGACGTGCTGGAGATGTTCTTCCAGGTATTCGACAAGGGCGAGATGGATGACGCCGAAGGCCGCCCCATCGACTTCCGCAACACCATCATCATCCTGACGTCCAACGTCGGGTCGTCGAACATCATGCAAGCGTGCCTGAACAAGGCGGCGGAAGAACTGCCGGACGCCGATGCCCTGGCCGAACAACTGCGCCCGACGCTCTACAAGGCGTTCAAGCCGGCATTCCTCGGCCGCATGAAGGTGGTGCCGTACTACCCGATTTCCGACGACGTACTGGCCGAAATCATCACGCTCAAGCTGGGCCGCATTCGCGATCGCGTGGCCGTCAACCACAAGGCCACGTTCCAGTGGGACAACGCGCTGGTGGAATCCGTGCTCGCACGCTGCACCGAGGTGGATGCCGGCGCCCGCGCGGTCGACCACATCCTCAACGGCACGCTGTTGCCGGAGATTGCCGAATCGGTGCTCACGCGCATGGCCGAAGGTGGCAGCGTTGAGAAGATCAAGGTGGGCGTCGGCAAGAGCGGCGAGTTCAAGTACCGCATTCAATAAGCGAGCACACCATGGTCTCTCCGACCGAGCTGGCAAACCTGCTGCGCGCGGCCTTCACCCAGGCCAACCGCCTGCTGCGGCTGGAAACACCGCTGGGGCCGAACGCGCTGTTGCCCGAACAACTGGACGCCGCCGAGCATATGGATGCCGGTGGCTTCCGGCTGGAACTAACGGCGCTGTCCGACAACGCCGACATAGATTCCACCAAGCTGCTCGGCCAGCCCGTGCGGCTCGACCTGCTCACGCAGCAAAGCCGCAGCACGCTGCGCCCGTTCCACGGCCACGTCACGCGTTTCGAGCAGCTTGGCGCCAATGGCGGCCTGGTGCGCTACCGGCTGGTGATCGAGCCGTGGCTCGCCTTCCTGCGCTACCGCCGTGACAGCTTCCTGTTCCAGGACATGTCGATCATCGAGGTGATCGACAGCCTGTTTGGCGACTACCAAGGCCAGGGCCGCCTGGTACCCGCATGGCGCTGGGCGCTGCGTGACAGCGCGGTCTACACGCGCCGCAGCGTCATCACGCAATACGAAGAGAGCGACTTCGATTTCGTTACGCGCCTGCTGGCGGAAGAGGGGTTGTTCTACTTCTTCGAGCACGAGGCCAAGGATGGCGATGCGCTGGGTGTGCACCGCATGGTCATCGCCGATGCCAATGACGTGTTCACCGACAACGCGCAAGCCAGTATCCGCTTTGGTCGCGCGGACACCACTGCCACCGAAGACGTGATCGACCGCTGGCAGGGCACGCGCCGCTGGCAGACCAACGCCGTGTCGATCGCAAGCTGGGACTACCGCGCCAACGCCAAGCGCACGGCGCAGCTTGGG contains the following coding sequences:
- the tssH gene encoding type VI secretion system ATPase TssH, producing the protein MAIPLKTLIAKLNATSRQAAERAASLCMAQGNYEVDLEHLFLALLENRRSDFAVAARASGIDLVALQRDLEAEIGRFQKGNTRTPAFSPYLPKLFEHGWLIASLDSQITRIRSGHLLLALLTEPSLSALAERGSRLFAKFEVDRLKHDFERMTAGSDEQEQAVDIADDATAQAEDGGKPAAALSSTPALDQFTVDLTQSAREGRIDPVIGRDAEIRQVIDILMRRRQNNPILTGEAGVGKTAVVEGLALRVAANDVPPPLQGVTLRTLDMGLLQAGASVKGEFENRLKNVIDEVKKSPKPIILFIDEAHTIIGAGGQAGQNDAANLLKPALARGELRTIAATTWSEYKKYFEKDAALARRFQVVKVEEPSEPLAASMLRGMAPLMERHFGVRVLDEAITEAVRLSHRYISGRQLPDKAVSVLDTACAKVALGQSATPGAIEDDQKTLERLQGEINALEREQSAGAEHDARLEALNAQRVELEQRVAQNTERLAKERELVARIQALREARENGTEQASEEDALPVAANSNVVSMPKRARTADEPDELAKLLAELRTLQGETPMVPLQVDGHVVSEIVSAWTGIPLGRMVKDELRTVLNLKPLLAARVIGQNHALDAIAQRVRTATANLEDPNKPRGVFLFAGPSGVGKTETALALADILYGGERKLITINMSEYQEAHSVSGLKGSPPGYVGYGEGGVLTEAVRRNPYSVVLLDEVEKAHPDVLEMFFQVFDKGEMDDAEGRPIDFRNTIIILTSNVGSSNIMQACLNKAAEELPDADALAEQLRPTLYKAFKPAFLGRMKVVPYYPISDDVLAEIITLKLGRIRDRVAVNHKATFQWDNALVESVLARCTEVDAGARAVDHILNGTLLPEIAESVLTRMAEGGSVEKIKVGVGKSGEFKYRIQ